The genomic window GTGGCAAATTTCCAGATAGCGTTGACCTGTTGGATTGCCGTATTGAAATTATCAATTTTATGGATATTGGGGCGTTGATTTTCAGGTAATGAATCCGCCCATTTCAATGTTCGTTCGATAGCATCATTATGTTGTTGATATAGCATAGCGTCATCAACATACATCAAGTGGTTGATATTAGTACCTTGTAAATGCGCAACCACTTTAGTCGCTTCTTCTGCCGATAAGGGATCCGATTCCACTACTTTTTTAGTCTGATAGTCGTAGAGATAAGTCCCATTGCAACAAATTGCTGGGGTCTCTAAATCCAATGCTTGATAAAATGGATGAATAGCAACATGATGGCGACCGGTAGCAATAATAACTTTGATTCCTTGGCGACGAGCTTGGTTTATAGCGGCTAAAGATTGTGGCAAGATCTGCTTGTTAGGATCCAATAGAGTACCATCAAGATCTAATGCGATGACGCGGTATGACATAAATCAGCCTCATTAAACAGATTAAATAGCGATTTAGCATTCAATCTATACAGTAATTTTAAAAAGTACAATTTAGTGAATTATTTATCTTAATTGTTCAAACCGATAAATTTTTCTAGCACTAATCATATCGGATAATAGTCGTTAACTAAACCCGTAAAAATAAATAATTACCCTAATAGATGATAAACTAGCGACATAACTCAATATCAATAATCAGCTAAATTTTTAGCCTGGCGGGTTATTAACAAGTTGTTATATGGGAAATAAGATTTAAATCAATATAATTGACAAGTAGAAGTTAATAAATTGCTATTTTTATTGATTTAATGTCAATATGATTGATTTTAAATCGATATCTATAACCATTTTTAACACTAAGTGCTGCTTTAGGAATAGCATCTTTTAATATTGGTCTTTAAAATTATTATGATAATTAATGTTAATTTTTAGCTGTTTTTTTCGTTAGATTATAAATTGCAGCTTAACATTATTATGTTTTATCGCCAGCGATTATTTGTAAATTGCAGTGTTTATTATTGTTAACTATAACGCTAAAATAATTTAGCTAACATGAGATGAAATTATATTTCTAATTTATTCAATATTTTATTTTTTATTAGCTGGTCACTGTTTTTCATAGAAAATCTAATATATTAATTTTTTATTTTCTTTATATTTAAATGAAATATTTTTTTAAGCAAAAAATAGATTAATTAAATTGATATTTGATTTTTATCTGCATAATAATTAACTCTGCTGTAAGTGATGTTATATAAAAATATTCTCAATTGATAAAAATAGAAACTATTTACGGGATGAATTAAATGAAAAGTAAATTATTATTAGCGCCGTTGGCACTAATCTGTGCTGCTAATGTAGCCGTGGCCAATGTTAAGCCTGAACCACAACATGGTTTTATTTTTGCACCTAAAAGCCGAGCAGTGCTATGTTGGATACATGAAAATAGCAACTGTGGTGCTGTTGAATATGATCCTATGTCGATTGAAGGGCCAAAAGGTTTTCCGCAAAGCGGTCCTCGTGATGGTAAGATAGCCAGTGGTGATAACTCATTATTTTATAAACTCAATGAACAGAGCGTGGATCGTTGGAAGAAAGTACCACTGACTTCTGGTAAAAACACCTTTCATTGGACTTTAACCCAACCACATAAAACGCAAAAATGGGAGTTTTTTATTACTAAGCAGGATTGGAATCCTAATGCACCACTAACTCGTGCCTCTTTTGATTTAAAACCGTTCTGTGAGCGTTTTGACGGCGGTGCATATCCGGATAAAGATCAACTTTATTTTGATTGCAATGTTCCGCAACGCACCGGTTATCAGGTTATTTTAGGTGTTTGGTCAATTGCTGACACCGCAAATGCTTTTTATCAAGTTGTTGATGTGGATATGAAAGCTAAATAATATTAATAACAATTTTTCAGCAAGTAAATTAACCAACATGATAAATTTAAATTAGATTGGTAGACATTTATATAAGGCTATTTTTATTGTTATCAAATGCTAGCTATTTCTATTTAGCTAGCTTTTATTAAATAATTATCTGTAATAGCAAGTTTATTACTAACTAATAATCGTCATTAATAATTTTCATTAACTGGAATATTTCGTCATTCCTCATGTTGGATAATTTTTTGCCAAATATTGGCAACATGATGCACTTGGTAAAGCGCACAATTGAGTGCATTATCTCGCGCTTGATCAATGGACAGATCATTTTGTACATTAACGCCAAGATTAATTCCCATATCGATAATAGTATGAACATCACGATCATTGCCGACATGCCAAAAAGGAGTTAATTGTGATCTCTCATAAGCGCCTCTTAAGACAAAATTAGCGCTTTTCCCCCAGACTTTCAAACAATCCATCCGTTCTTGGGCATTTTCTCGCGCCCAAAAATGTAATTCACGCAGGACATTATCAATAAGTGGTAAACTTTTTTTGGCAATCGTTGCGCGAGCTTCATTGGATTGGCATAACCACCACTTTATGGTTTCACCATTGACGGTACCACCGGCAGACATTGATGAAGAGAGATCGACAGCTTGATAAAAGGCAGCGCCTGTTTCACCTGTCGCTGGATTAAAAAAAACCGCACCGATTGCTACAATGGCAGCACAACTGCCCATGCCCATGGTTTCTAAGTCAACCATTAAATTTTCGCGGGGTTTCATTATTATTCCTTAATTTTCTATTAACACTTTACTGTGTCAATCTACTCGTCCTAATATTTACGGTTTATTATTTTTAAATTTAGCTCACGACTTGTTGATTTTATTTATTACTAACAATAATTATATAAAATGGAAAAAAATCGATACAGAGAACTGGATCAAATAAAGTTAGCTTATATGTTGCTTATATTAAAAAATAATGTGAAATTTATATTAAATTTTCATTCTCCTCTGTATTGATTAGTGTTATTGCGATTTTAGTAAAAAATCTTTATTAACAAAAATAAAGAGTTTATATATTTATATAATATTATTATTTTACTTTTTAACAACAGGTTTTTTATAGGGTTTAATTTAATTTTTTATCATCTGAATACTAAATTTATTTGAATAAGGCTATATTCAACGGCGATTGTCGGTTGGCTAATTATTATCGCTAAACATAACCTTTAATTGCACTGTGATATTAATAAAAACACTCCACATACTGATATCAATTGGCTGAACAATAAATTTTTTTATTAACCTTTATACTATTTGGGTGATTATCTGCTATCAAATCAGATATGATAACGGAGGCTATTTTATCGGATAATTTCTGAGGAGTTAATCAATGAAACAGGTAGTGTATGTTGCCAGTCCAGAAAGCAAACAAATTCATGTTTGGGCAATGGATAAAAAGGGGAAACTGACATTATTGCAACAATTGACATTACCCGGTGAAGTACAACCGATGCAGATAAGTCCTGATGGTCGTCACCTTTATGTTGGTATTCGCCCTGATTTTGCCATTATTACTTACCTTATTTCAGCCGAAGGAAAACTCAGCCAACAGGCCATTACCGCTATTCCTGCCACACCAACCCATATTGAAATTGACAAGCTCGGTCGTTGGCTATTTATTCCCTCCTATCACCAAGGAAATTTAGTGGTGTTGCCCATTAATCAACAGGGGAGCGCGCAGCCTGCAATTCAAGTTATTGGCGATTTAAAACATCCCCATGCATCGGGAGTAAGTTTTGACAATTCACGCTTGTTTGTCCCGTGTTTAGGCGAAGATCATATTCGCATTTATGCAATTGATGACAATGGCCACTTAACCGAACAGGTTGCTGATCGGATTACGACTAACCAAGGCGCAGGGCCACGTCATTTAGCATTTGCACCCAACCAGAACGCTTTTTATTGCTTAAATGAGTTAGATGCCACAATTAATGTTTATTCAGCATGTGAACCTTATCAGCAAAGGCAAAATTGTGACATTCTACCTGCCGGATCGAAATATAAACCCTGGGCTGCGGATATCCATATTACGCCAGATGGCTGTCATCTTTATGCAAGTGAACGCTCTGCCAGTATTATTCGTCATTTTCAAGTGACAGCAGAGGGATTAGTATTATCGCCAATGAAGACTTATGCAACCGAAACTCAACCGCGTGGCTTTAATATTGATCAAACGGGCCATTTTTTGCTAGCCGTGGGTCAAAAGTCTGATCACATTGCTGTGTATAAAATAGATGCGCTGACAGGTGCGCTACAAACATTAGCGCGTTATCCGGTTGGTAAAGGGCCGATGTGGATCACGACCCATTTGATTAAAGACTAAACTATTTTTAATTTACAGTTTGATAACTATTTTTTTTATCGCTTCGGTTAACTTAGTTAGTTGCACAGCGGTAATGATATAAGGCGGCATCAGATAAATTAATTTACCAAATGGCCGGATCCAGACCCCTTCAGCCACAAAATGACGTTGTAATTCAGGCACATTGACGGGGTTTTTCATTTCAACAACGCCAATTGCGCCTAACACTCGCACGTCAGCAACTTGGGGTTGATCTCGTAGTGGAAAGAGTTCAGCCATCAATTGCGTTTCAATGTCCTTCACCCATTTTTGCCATGGGCTATTTCTTAATAATGTTATGCTCGCATCGGCGATCGCGCAGGCTAATGGATTGCCCATAAAAGTGGGTCCATGCATAAAACAGCCCGCTTTGCCTTGGCTAATGGTATCTGCAATATGGCGGCTGGTTAAAGTGGCTGACAGAGTGACATAACCACCGGTTAGTGCTTTACCTAAACACAAAATATCTGGCGTAATGGCGCTATGCTGACAAGCAAACAATTTGCCAGTACGGCCAAAGCCAGTGGCTATCTCATCGGCAATCAGCAAAATATCATAGTGATCGCATAATTCTCTTACGGCTGTCAGATAATTAGGATGATAAATTCGCATACCACCGGCACCTTGAACTATCGGCTCAATGATAATGGCAGCAATTTTGCCAGCTTGTTCGGTTAACTTTTTTTGTAATGGGATCAAATCGTCGGCTTGCCACTGTTGATAAAAACCGCATTGTGGTGCTTGAACAAAAAAATGGGTTGGCAGATAACCTCGATAAAGGCTATGCATTGAGTTTTCAGGATCACAAACTGACATAGCACCAAAGGTATCACCATGATATCCCCTTTGTAAGGCAATAAACTGGTGGCGTGTTTCCCCTCGTGCCTGCCAATATTGTAATGCCATTTTTAATGCTACCTCTACAGCTACTGAGCCGGAGTCAGCCAGAAAAATACACTCTAATCTATCATCAGTTATATCAATTAATTGTCGGCACAAAGCAGTTGCTGCCGGATGCGTGATGCCGCCAAACATAACATGGGACATTTTTGTTAATTGCTGAGAAGCGGCTTGGTTGAGTACGGGATGATTATAGCCGTGAATAGTGGCCCACCAAGAAGCCATACCATCAATCAATTTTCTGCCATCGGCTAATTCAAGTTCGACACCTGAGGCGCTCACGATAGGATAAGCCGGTATTGGTTGAGTCATTGAAGTGTATGGATGCCAAATATGTTTAGCATCAAAATTAATATCGTCTTGTTTCATTATGTTTGGTCAACTAATTTTATTTATTTTAGTTGACATGATAACGCGGTTATTTAAACTGGCAACACTTTTTGTTTCAAGAGAGAGAATGGTGAAGATGGAAAAACCATGGACGCTTAACCAGGCACAAGCATTATTTGATTTACCTTTTTTTGAATTACTTTTTCAAGCTCAGCAAGTTCATCGTCTACATTTTGATCCGCAACAGATCCAGATTAGTACTTTACTCTCAATTAAAACCGGTGCCTGCCCGGAAGATTGCAAATATTGCCCACAAAGTGCTCGCTATAAGACGGGATTAAAAGCTGAGCGACTGTTAGAAGTCAAACAAGTGATCGAATCGGCTAAGCAAGCCAAACAAGCCGGTTCAACACGTTTTTGTATGGGCGCGGCCTGGCGAAATCCCCATGAACGCGATATGCCTTATCTAGAAACTATGGTGAAAGAAGTCAAAGCATTAGGCTTGGAAACTTGTATGACGCTGGGTAAGTTAAATGACCAGCAAGCGCAGCGCCTAGCAGATGCAGGACTGGATTATTACAATCACAATTTAGACACTTCACCCGAGTTTTATGGTTCGATTATTACCACTCGAACCTATCAGGATCGGCTTGATACGATTGATACCGTTCGCCAGGCAGGCATGAAGGTATGCTCTGGTGGTATTGTCGGCTTAGGTGAAAAGGTGACTGATCGGGCAGCGCTATTAGTTCAATTAGCTAATTTACCGCAGGTTCCCGAAAGTGTGCCAATTAATATGCTAATAAAAATAAAAGGCACCCCCCTTGAAGACAATGAAGATGTCGATGCCTTTGATTTTATTCGTACCATAGCTGTTGCCCGTATTATGATGCCAACCTCTTTTGTCCGGCTCTCTGCTGGCCGTGAACAGATGAATGAACAGATGCAAGCACTCTGTTTTATGGCTGGGGCGAACTCTCTCTTCTATGGTTGTAAGTTATTAACGGCCGCTAATCCTAAACAAGATAAAGATCAACAACTTTTCCGCAAACTAAATATTAATCCACAAGCCACTGAAACCGCATTGACCCATCAGCAGCAAATAGAGCGGCTGCAAGAAGTTATGCAGCAGGTGGATACAGTCCAATTTTATAACGCGGCGCTATAATGAATTGGTCAACATTTTTAGCTCATCAACTGGATATGCGCAAGCAGCAAGCATTGTGGCGGCAACGGCAAATTATTAAAAAAAATGATGCACGTACCCTAATCTTTGATCAACAACAGTATGTTAATTTTTCCAGTAATGATTATCTGGGTTTAAGCCAGCATTCGGCCATAATTAAAGCCTGGCAAACAGGATTAAGCCAATATGGGGCAGGTAGTGGTAGCTCTGGTCATGTTATCGGTTATCGTTGCGCCCATGCCCAATTGGAGCTACAACTGGCTGATTGGTTAGGTTACTCTCGTGCTTTGTTATTTATTTCCGGCTATGCGGTAAATCAAAGTGTGATCATGGCCTTAATGAACAAAAATGATCGTATTGTGGCTGACAAGCTTAGTCATGCATCCATTCTGGAAGCAGCCATGATGTCACCAGCCACATTACAACGTTTTGCCCACAATCAACCGGACGCTTTACAGCAACTTTTGGCGGTCAATCATACGGGTAAAACACTGGTTGTCACTGAAGGCGTATTTAGTATGGATGGCGATAGAGCCCCGTTAGGCCAATTGCAAGCTTCAGCGAGGCAAGCGCAGGCATGGTTATTAGTGGATGATGCCCATGGTATTGGTGTTAGCGGCGATGAAGGTAGAGGGAGTTGTTATCTGCATAAGGTAAAGCCTGAACTGCTGGTGGTAACCTTTGGTAAAGCGTTTGGCCTTAGTGGGGCCGCATTGCTTTGTGATGAAAACACCGCTGACTATTTTCTACAATATGCCCGTCATTTGATTTATAGTACTTCAATGCCACCAGCTCAAGCGGTCGCGTTAGCTGAGGCGGTTAGGCAAATTCGTCAGGCTGATGAATCAAGAGCCAATTTGCAGCGCAACATTGACTATTTTCGCCAATTAGCCAATTACTATAATTTGCCATTATTAAATTCCCCGAGTGCCATTCAGCCACTGATTATTGGTAGTAACCAACGTTGTTTACATTTATCGCATTTTTTACGTCAGCGAGGATTTTGGGTGCAAGCTATTCGGCCGCCAACGGTGCCGCCGGGTAGTGCAAGATTAAGGATCACATTGACGGCTAATCATCAATTAGCCGATATTGCACAGTTAATGGAAACGTTAAATGAATTTTTTAACAACCATGCCGATAAATAAGCAAGCAATTGCGCATGCTTTTGGGCGAGCGGCTAAAAATTACGATAATATTGCGTTATTTCAACAGCAAAGCGGTCAACATCTGTTTGATTGCTTATCTGAGATGCCAGGTAACATGATTCTGGATGCTGGCTGTGGTACCGGCTATTTCAGTAAGCAGTGGCAATTAGCAGGAAAACAGGTTATTGCGCTTGATCTATCTGGATCGATGTTAGCAATCGCACAACAAAAGCAAGTGGCTAAAAGTTATATCCAGGCCGACATGGAGTGTTTACCACTAGCCGATGAAAGTGTCGATCTCTGTTTTAGTCATCTTGCTATCCAGTGGTGTAGTAACTTATATACCCCATTAAGTGAGTTATATCGTATCACTAAAAAGGGAGGGATAGTTGCTTTTTCTACTTTAGTCGATGGCTCATTACAAGAGTTACAACAGTGTTGGCAAAAAGTTGATAATAACCGACACATTAATTCTTTTATGACTTTTGCACAAGTTAAGCGGACTTGTCATGGTTGGCGGCATAGTTTAGAACAACGATCTTGGCATGTAACTTATCCTTCATTTGCTTGTTTACTTCAATCTCTCAAGGGGATTGGCGCGACTTATCTAATTGATGGTCGTCAGCAGCAGGGTCTAATGACAAAAAATCATTTAGCTAAACTCCTTGATCATTATCCTCATGTCGATGAGCAATTCCCATTAACTTATCAACTTGTTTACGGAATGTTATATCGTGAATAAATGTTTTTTTCTCACTGGAACTGATACAGATGTGGGCAAAACTGTTGTTAGTTGCGCGCTGCTACAAGCAGCCGCGTCTCGTGGCTATCAAACAGCAGGTTATAAGCCGGTAGCTTCAGGTAGCGAACAATTAACCGATGGCTTAAGAAATTCAGATGCGCAGTTATTAAGAAAAAATAGCAGCCTGAGACTGAATTACCATGATGTTAATCCGATCGTTTTTGCCCAAGCAACTTCACCCCATATTGCCAGTAAGCTAACAGGAAAGCTTATTGATTGGCAAATAATGGCAGCAGGATTAAATAAATTAAAACAATCTGCTGACTGGATCATTGTCGAGGGTGCCGGTGGATGGTACACACCGCTTTGTGCTGAGCAAACCTTGGCTGATTGGGTTAAACAACAGCAATTGCCAGTAATATTAACAGTTGGCGTTAAATTAGGTTGTATCAATCATGCAATATTGACCGCACAGGCAATTAAGCAAAGCGGTTTATTATTGGCAGGCTGGGTGGCTAATGAAATTGTTTTACCGGGTCAGTATCAACAAGATTATTTGCTAACATTACAGCAGCGCCTGTCAGCGCCCTGTTTAGGTGTTATTCCGCATTTGTCGGATTGGCAATCTCATCCTATTGGCAAATTTGTCAATATAGGTAACCTACTGTAACAGGAATAATTTTGAGGCTGAAGTATGATGCCATTTTAGCTATATTTTGCTTGAATTAGCTAAATTGTAACAAATGAAATGCTATTTTTCATTTTTTTTCTTATACAAAAAATTTTTTTTTAATTATTTTTCTGGCAAAAATTTTTTGCTAATTCTCAAGTGAAAATCTTACAACTATTGATGCCTAAAAGAATTTCTTGAGTTATCCACTATTCCTGTGGATAACCTTGTGTATTAGATCTAGAAAAGTGCCTCTAACCAAGATGGGGTGAGGCTTGGTGTGACGTTGATGCCATTCTCGGCTCTCAAGTAAAATTATATAAATATTAACAAGTTATATAAAATCAAGTCTGAAATGATATATAATAAAGTTTTATATTAGCTAATTAGCATAAAATATAAAATATAATTAAACATCAAAAAAAGCTTGGGGATAACTAAGTTATTAAAATAATAAATATATGTAAATGATTTGTTTTAATTTAAGCTAATTTTTTATTTATGCTGTCATTGAAACTGTTTTTTTATCCAGTATGATAAAGAAATATTTTTAGTAGAGAGGGTTAGATGAGTAAAGTCTTCAAATTGCATGCTGAGTTTCAACCTGCGGGTGATCAGCCCGAAGCAATAAAGAAATTAATCGATGGCCTTAATGATGGATTGGCTCATCAAACGTTGCTTGGTGTCACCGGATCGGGTAAAACATTCACTATCGCTAATGTGATTGAGCAGGTTAACCGCCCGGTAATGGTGATGGCTCACAATAAAACGCTGGCAGCACAATTATATAGTGAAATGAAGGCTTTTTTCCCTGAAAATGCGGTGGAATATTTTGTTTCTTATTATGATTATTATCAACCTGAAGCGTATGTTCCAAGTTCCGATACCTTTATTGAAAAAGACGCCTCCATTAACGAACATATTGAACAGATGCGACTCTCTGCCACTAAAGCACTGCTTGAAAGACGTGATGTTATTGTTGTTGCTTCAGTGTCAGCGATTTATGGTTTAGGTGATCCTGATAGCTATCTAAAAATGATGCTTCATTTAACCAAAGGGATGATTATTGACCAGCGGGCTATTTTACGCCGCCTGGCAGATTTGCAATATAGCCGCAATGATCAAGCATTCCAACGTGGTACATTTAGAGTTAGAGGGGAAGTGATTGATATTTTTCCTGCTGAATCAGATGAATATGCGCTACGGGTTGAATTATTTGATGAAGAAGTAGAACGGCTGGCGCTTTTTGATCCCTTAACCGGCCAGCTCCAACATAATGTACCAAGATTTACCATTTATCCCAAAACCCATTATGTCACGCCGCGTGAACGTATCCTTGAAGCCATGGAGCAGATTAAAACCGAATTGGCACAAAGACGTAAATTGCTATTGGAAAGTAATAAATTGGTTGAAGAGCAGCGGTTAACCCAGCGTACTCAGTTTGATTTAGAGATGATGAATGAACTGGGTTATTGTTCCGGTATTGAAAATTACTCACGTTATCTTTCAGGCCGTGCAACTGGTGAACCACCCCCTACGCTGTTTGACTATTTACCGGCAGATGGCTTATTAGTTATTGATGAATCTCATGTCACCATTCCACAGATTGGCGGTATGTATCGTGGTGATCGTTCCCGTAAAGAGACATTGGTAGAATATGGTTTTCGTTTACCTTCTGCGTTGGATAATCGCCCGTTACGTTTTGAGGAATTTGAAGCACTTTCCCCGCAAACAATTTATATTTCTGCCACGCCAGGTAAATATGAATTGGAAAAATCGGCTAATGAAATTATTGAGCAAGTTGTCCGGCCAACAGGCTTGCTCGATCCAGAAATTGAGGTTCGTCCAGTTGCTACTCAGGTTGATGATTTATTGTCTGAAATCCATCTACGTACAGCAGTAAATGAGCGAGTGCTAGTAACAACCTTAACTAAAAGAATGGCAGAAGATTTGACCGATTATCTGCAAGAACATGATATTAAGGTTCGCTATCTGCATTCAGATATTGATACCGTTGAACGAGTCGAAATTATCCGTGATTTACGATTAGGCTTATTTGATGTGTTAGTGGGTATTAACCTGTTACGTGAAGGTTTGGATATGCCAGAGGTATCGTTAGTTGCTATTTTAGATGCAGATAAAGAAGGATTTTTACGTTCAGAGCGTTCATTAATTCAAACGATTGGGCGTGCAGCACGTAACCTGAAAGGGAAAGCGATTTTATATGGTGATAAAGTTACTGATTCAATGGCAAAAGCGATTAGAGAAACTGAGCGTCGCCGAGAGAAACAAATCGCATTTAATCAGCAGCATGGAATTGTGCCTAAAGGTTTAAATAAAAAAGTTGGCGATATTTTACAAGTAGGCGCACCCGTATCAGCAAAAGCTAAACGTAAACAGCCGCAAGTAGCAGCGATTAGCGAGGATTATCATAAACTTTCGGCTAAAGAATTGGAGCTTAAAATTCAGGCGTTAGAAGCACAAATGTATCGTTATGCGCAAGATCTTGAATTTGAACAAGCAGCCAGTTTACGCGATCAAATTCAATTACTACGTGAACAGTTTATTGCCAACTCTTGAACAGATAGGCTAATTTTATCCGCTGCGCCGCCAAACCGCGCCCTTGAGGGCGAGGAGAATGCCAAGCAAGAAGCTAGTTGGCATTCGCAGATGATAAATTAAAAGGTTTAAGCTGGTGAATTTTTTGGGCGATGTCTTCAATAGCTTGGCGCAATAAGTCTCTATCATGACGGTAACAGACATCTTGAGCAGCCAATTTGCGTTGGATTACTATTCTTTCTGTTAGGCTTGATGTATCGGTTGCTGGCCCAACGATAATGGCATCAATTTTCTGTTGGCCGATCCTTTTTTCCATCATGGCAATTTTATCAGTTAATTGCATATTGGCAGCAGGCTGGTTAAGTTCTTTACCAAGATTACCTATATAGATAATTGCTGCTCGGCATTCTTGTAGTGCCTGCGTTAAGTCATTCATCAGAAATAAAGGCATCAGACTAGTTAAAAAACTACCTGGGCCAATGATAATCAAATCAGCGTTATAAATAGCATCAAGCGCTTCAGGCGTGCTACTTACTTGCGGAGATAGCATTAATTTTTGTGGCAGAGAGGTGAGTTGATCAATATTAACTTCACCATAGATTTCATTGCCCATCAAATCGATTGCCAGCAAATCAGCCGGTTGCTCGGACATAGGAATAAGATGCGCCTTCACTTTTAATAGATTACGGATTAAGTTTATTGCATCTAACGGCCTAACACTCAAATGATCGAGCGATTTGAGCATTAAATTACCTAGATTATGGCCACCAAGTTCACCGTTACCCATAAAACGGTATTCAAACATTGTTGAAGCGATGGACGGTTCAGTAATTAATTGGTTTAAACAGTTGCGCGTATCTCCCCAGGCAATACCGCCTTCGGAACGGCGAATACGGCCGGTAGAGCCGCCATTATCTGTTGTTGTTACTATACCCGTTAATTGAGAATTTAGGACCGCAAGAGATGACATAACACGACCCAAGCCATGACCACCTCCTAGTGCAACAACTTGCCCTAACTTATTAAGAATACTGCAATAATGCATCACTTCCCCTATTTTATTATCTGTCTTATCACGGTTTGACATAATTTATCATTAAATATCCGATCTTATTGAATTAACGTGATATTAAACAATAACTTTGTCATTTATTTATATTACATTATTCTCTGTTAATTAATTAACTTATTGTATTGCAAGCGATAGATTTAAGCGTTTATTCGCTTTTTTAAATATTTAGCAATATTATTTATAGCAACCATCACATTACGCTATTATTGTATGTGATGTTATTAACTCCTAGCCTTTTTACCTAAGTTTGTGATCTTAATGGTTTAAATAGGGTATTAAGGCCGTGGCACTTATCGGCCACTAGGGTGCGAGGTAGAAATGCCTGCATCTCCCGTGTTTGGAAAGGCGTTATTA from Arsenophonus sp. aPb includes these protein-coding regions:
- the pgl gene encoding 6-phosphogluconolactonase, whose protein sequence is MKQVVYVASPESKQIHVWAMDKKGKLTLLQQLTLPGEVQPMQISPDGRHLYVGIRPDFAIITYLISAEGKLSQQAITAIPATPTHIEIDKLGRWLFIPSYHQGNLVVLPINQQGSAQPAIQVIGDLKHPHASGVSFDNSRLFVPCLGEDHIRIYAIDDNGHLTEQVADRITTNQGAGPRHLAFAPNQNAFYCLNELDATINVYSACEPYQQRQNCDILPAGSKYKPWAADIHITPDGCHLYASERSASIIRHFQVTAEGLVLSPMKTYATETQPRGFNIDQTGHFLLAVGQKSDHIAVYKIDALTGALQTLARYPVGKGPMWITTHLIKD
- the bioA gene encoding adenosylmethionine--8-amino-7-oxononanoate transaminase, coding for MKQDDINFDAKHIWHPYTSMTQPIPAYPIVSASGVELELADGRKLIDGMASWWATIHGYNHPVLNQAASQQLTKMSHVMFGGITHPAATALCRQLIDITDDRLECIFLADSGSVAVEVALKMALQYWQARGETRHQFIALQRGYHGDTFGAMSVCDPENSMHSLYRGYLPTHFFVQAPQCGFYQQWQADDLIPLQKKLTEQAGKIAAIIIEPIVQGAGGMRIYHPNYLTAVRELCDHYDILLIADEIATGFGRTGKLFACQHSAITPDILCLGKALTGGYVTLSATLTSRHIADTISQGKAGCFMHGPTFMGNPLACAIADASITLLRNSPWQKWVKDIETQLMAELFPLRDQPQVADVRVLGAIGVVEMKNPVNVPELQRHFVAEGVWIRPFGKLIYLMPPYIITAVQLTKLTEAIKKIVIKL
- a CDS encoding 3'-5' exonuclease translates to MKPRENLMVDLETMGMGSCAAIVAIGAVFFNPATGETGAAFYQAVDLSSSMSAGGTVNGETIKWWLCQSNEARATIAKKSLPLIDNVLRELHFWARENAQERMDCLKVWGKSANFVLRGAYERSQLTPFWHVGNDRDVHTIIDMGINLGVNVQNDLSIDQARDNALNCALYQVHHVANIWQKIIQHEE
- a CDS encoding pyridoxal phosphatase, with protein sequence MSYRVIALDLDGTLLDPNKQILPQSLAAINQARRQGIKVIIATGRHHVAIHPFYQALDLETPAICCNGTYLYDYQTKKVVESDPLSAEEATKVVAHLQGTNINHLMYVDDAMLYQQHNDAIERTLKWADSLPENQRPNIHKIDNFNTAIQQVNAIWKFATCTPDIEKLRVFSQTIQQELELACEWSWFDQVDIAKKGNSKGVRLQRWVESQGLTMQEVIAFGDNFNDVSMLTAAGLGVAMGNSCDEVKKYADIITEQNTAPGIAEVIQKYVL
- the bioF gene encoding 8-amino-7-oxononanoate synthase codes for the protein MNWSTFLAHQLDMRKQQALWRQRQIIKKNDARTLIFDQQQYVNFSSNDYLGLSQHSAIIKAWQTGLSQYGAGSGSSGHVIGYRCAHAQLELQLADWLGYSRALLFISGYAVNQSVIMALMNKNDRIVADKLSHASILEAAMMSPATLQRFAHNQPDALQQLLAVNHTGKTLVVTEGVFSMDGDRAPLGQLQASARQAQAWLLVDDAHGIGVSGDEGRGSCYLHKVKPELLVVTFGKAFGLSGAALLCDENTADYFLQYARHLIYSTSMPPAQAVALAEAVRQIRQADESRANLQRNIDYFRQLANYYNLPLLNSPSAIQPLIIGSNQRCLHLSHFLRQRGFWVQAIRPPTVPPGSARLRITLTANHQLADIAQLMETLNEFFNNHADK
- a CDS encoding lytic polysaccharide monooxygenase; translated protein: MKSKLLLAPLALICAANVAVANVKPEPQHGFIFAPKSRAVLCWIHENSNCGAVEYDPMSIEGPKGFPQSGPRDGKIASGDNSLFYKLNEQSVDRWKKVPLTSGKNTFHWTLTQPHKTQKWEFFITKQDWNPNAPLTRASFDLKPFCERFDGGAYPDKDQLYFDCNVPQRTGYQVILGVWSIADTANAFYQVVDVDMKAK
- the bioB gene encoding biotin synthase BioB; its protein translation is MVKMEKPWTLNQAQALFDLPFFELLFQAQQVHRLHFDPQQIQISTLLSIKTGACPEDCKYCPQSARYKTGLKAERLLEVKQVIESAKQAKQAGSTRFCMGAAWRNPHERDMPYLETMVKEVKALGLETCMTLGKLNDQQAQRLADAGLDYYNHNLDTSPEFYGSIITTRTYQDRLDTIDTVRQAGMKVCSGGIVGLGEKVTDRAALLVQLANLPQVPESVPINMLIKIKGTPLEDNEDVDAFDFIRTIAVARIMMPTSFVRLSAGREQMNEQMQALCFMAGANSLFYGCKLLTAANPKQDKDQQLFRKLNINPQATETALTHQQQIERLQEVMQQVDTVQFYNAAL